In Eleutherodactylus coqui strain aEleCoq1 chromosome 4, aEleCoq1.hap1, whole genome shotgun sequence, the following are encoded in one genomic region:
- the CLDN4 gene encoding claudin-4: MASMGLQVLGIALSIIGWLGAVVCCALPMWRVTAFIGNNIVVAQIMWEGLWMNCVVQSTGQMQCKVYDSMLALPQDLQAARALIVIAIVVALLGVMLSIVGGKCTNCVEDDSSKAKIMIVSGIIFILAGILTLIPVSWSANNIIRDFYNPLVVDAQKRELGASLYIGWAAAGLLFLGGAMLCCNCPPRDQKPYSAKYSAARSGPASNYV, from the coding sequence ATGGCTTCCATGGGTCTCCAAGTCTTGGGCATTGCCCTCTCCATCATCGGCTGGTTGGGCGCTGTGGTCTGCTGTGCTCTCCCCATGTGGAGGGTGACTGCCTTTATCGGTAACAACATTGTGGTGGCCCAAATCATGTGGGAAGGACTATGGATGAACTGCGTGGTGCAAAGCACTGGACAGATGCAATGCAAGGTCTACGACTCCATGCTTGCCCTACCCCAGGATCTTCAGGCAGCCAGAGCCTTGATTGTCATAGCCATCGTAGTGGCTCTTCTGGGAGTTATGCTGTCCATTGTCGGAGGCAAGTGCACCAACTGCGTAGAAGATGACTCCTCAAAAGCCAAGATCATGATCGTCAGTGGAATCATCTTCATCCTGGCTGGAATCCTTACTTTGATCCCTGTCTCCTGGTCTGCAAACAACATCATCAGGGACTTCTACAACCCATTGGTGGTGGATGCACAGAAGAGAGAGTTGGGAGCATCCCTGTACATTGGATGGGCTGCAGCTGGCTTGCTTTTCCTAGGGGGTGCCATGCTGTGCTGCAATTGCCCACCAAGGGATCAGAAACCATACTCTGCCAAATATTCAGCTGCACGATCTGGACCAGCCAGCAACTACGTTTAA